From Hydra vulgaris chromosome 07, alternate assembly HydraT2T_AEP, a single genomic window includes:
- the LOC136082521 gene encoding uncharacterized protein LOC136082521: MKNENENMAKISKEDVKAAIDASPYLCIIHFDGKTLFELNKGKMLKRDRMAVLVNINGQTYLLGVPPLASSTGEDQFLGVMNLIKEYQLMSKTRGICFDTTSSNTGTNKGSVSRISQELDKYLLQIACRHHVTELRMLHFWKLVTNEETSGPDNLLFKKLKNIFEEPNFNYNSVLLLRFDWNKVKSSFLEKAAMKSLTFCKAYVSKPGIIRDDRSELAKLVVTYLSPITYKVRKTGAIHHARFLGKAIYYLKLRILSNQLTFVQENDKLKIEITKLKLKAYYRIYCLLLCKMVSTI; the protein is encoded by the coding sequence atgaaaaatgaaaatgaaaacatggcaaaaatttcaaaagaagaTGTTAAAGCAGCCATAGACGCATCTCCATATCTATGTATAATTCATTTTGATGGGAAGACCTTGTTTGAGCTAAACAAAGGAAAAATGTTAAAGAGGGATAGAATGGCTGTTTTAGTTAACATTAATGGACAGACTTACCTACTTGGAGTACCTCCACTAGCGTCATCCACTGGTGAAGATCAGTTCTTAGGTGTAATGAACTTAATTAAGGAGTATCAACTTATGtcaaaaactagaggaatatgCTTTGATACAACATCATCCAACACTGGGACGAATAAAGGATCAGTTTCCAGAATATCTCAAGAACTGGATAAGTATCTCCTCCAAATAGCATGTAGGCATCATGTGACTGAATTAAGAATGCTTCACTTTTGGAAATTAGTGACCAATGAAGAAACTAGTGGACCTGATAATCTTCTTTtcaaaaagcttaaaaatatttttgaagaacctAATTTTAACTACAATTCAGTTCTACTGTTACGGTTTGATTGGAATAAGGTTAAAAGCAGTTTTTTAGAAAAGGCAGCTATGAAGTCATTAACATTTTGCAAAGCATACGTTAGTAAACCAGGTATTATAAGAGATGATAGAAGTGAGCTTGCAAAATTAGTTGTCACGTACTTATCCCCTATAACatataaagtaagaaaaacTGGTGCTATTCATCATGCAAGATTTTTAGGAAAAgcaatttattatctaaagcTTCGGATTTTATCCAATCAACTTACATTTGTTCAGGAaaatgataaactaaaaattgaaattacaaaGCTAAAATTGAAAGCTTATTACAGAATTTATTGTTTGCTTTTATGCAAAATGGTATCTACAATCTGA